From Cygnus atratus isolate AKBS03 ecotype Queensland, Australia chromosome 1, CAtr_DNAZoo_HiC_assembly, whole genome shotgun sequence, the proteins below share one genomic window:
- the LGALS2 gene encoding galectin-2 isoform X3: MKVGDTLKVKGKISGDAEGFSINLGSCSSDLALHFNPRFTESVIVCNSKCCKAWQAEHRDHHFCFSRDSSVKLIIEFLEDKFKVKLPDDHHVEFPNRHGFDKLKYMSIKGGFRVTSFKLD, from the exons ATGAAGGTTGGGGACACCCTGAAGGTGAAGGGCAAGATCTCTGGTGATGCTGAAGG CTTCTCCATCAACCTTGGCAGCTGCTCCTCGGACCTGGCACTTCACTTCAATCCCCGCTTCACCGAGTCGGTCATCGTCTGCAACTCCAAGTGCTGCAAAGCCTGGCAGGCCGAGCACCGCGATCACCACTTCTGTTTCTCCAGGGACTCCAGCGTCAAG ctcATCATTGAATTCCTGGAAGACAAATTCAAGGTGAAACTACCGGATGATCACCATGTGGAGTTCCCCAATCGGCATGGCTTTGACAAGCTCAAGTACATGAGCATCAAGGGAGGATTCAGAGTCACCTCC